The Microcoleus sp. FACHB-672 sequence GCAATAAAAGCTTTTTCGGCTTTTTGTAAACTGCGATACAACACAGTTGCTTGCTCTTTGTCCTCTGAGTTCAGGTACTTATTCCGAGAACTCATTGCCAGTCCGGATGTCTCCCGTACAATCGGACAGGGCACAATCTCCACCGGCAAGTTTAAATCTGCCACTAGCCGTTTAATAATGGCGACCTGCTGAGCGTCTTTCTGGCCAAAATAAGCGCGATTCGGCTGTACCAAGTTCAAAAGCTTGGTGACAATTGTTGTGACTCCCTGGAAATGGCCAATTCGAGAGCGACCGCACATTACCGAGGTCATGGATGCTGGGGGAATGACCTCAGTAAGGAGGTGAGAGGGTAAATTTTGCGCTAAATCCCCAGATCTGCCGCTCTCTCGCCCTCTGACTCCGATTTCCTCAACCGTGGGAGCAAAAAGCACATCAACACCGGCTGCTTCGCATAACTGCCGGTCTTGTTCTAGAGTGCGAGGATACTTTTGGAAATCTTCCGTTGGGCCAAATTGCAGCGGATTGACAAAAATACTGACGATAACGATTTCATTTTCTTGTCTGGCCCGCTGGATCAAACTTAAATGGCCTTGATGCAGCGCTCCCATTGTTGGGACAAAGCCTACTTCCTGGCCCAGATGTTGTTCAGGCCGGTGTAGACCTAAGTAGCAGCGCAATGCAGCGACCGTAGTAAACAGGCGCACCAAATCCCCCAAGTATTTGCTTAACTCTCTTCACCGTCAGTATATTCTCAGAGAGTGGGGACTCACGAGAGTTCTTGGAAAAGTCTTTTTTAACGAGGGACTAATGAGACTTGTTGCAAAAGTCTTTTTTTTAACCACAGATGATGGCGTAGCCTGCCGCAGGCATAAATAGAGGGGTTAACGGCGGGGGGTGTTCGATAGCAAATTAGCAGGTTGATTAGATAATCCCGATTGATTGGCTAGAGGGAGGGTGCTGAAATTGGGAGAGCATCAAGAATTAAGAAAATTTTCAACTTTCTATTCTTAATTCTTCAGCTTGTTCCTTTAGTTTGCCGCAGCCTTGCTCCTTGCCACTTCAGTCATCTCCCTTCTTTCTGGTTCCTATTGGACTGCGGCGGTGTTTTGAGATCCCAACACCTCTAAACTGACTGGGGCGACTCCTGAGTGCGTTATCCCCAGGACTTCAGCAGCACCGGCAGACAAGTCGATAATCCGGTCTTCGATGAATGGCCCGCGATCATTAATCCGGACGATCACAGATGTACCGTTGTCGAGATTGGTCACTTTCACGCGGGTGCCAAAGGGTAAGTCGCGATGGGCGGCGGTTAAATCGTTTTGGTTAAATATTTCACCACTGGCGCTCGTGTTGCCATCAAAACCAGGGCCGTACCAGGAGGCCCAACCAGTCAGCCGGTATAAAATTGGCCTGGTAGAAATTTCTGGAGCTTTGGGCTTAGCAACGGCAACGCGGCGGGGCATTCCGGGAATCTCGGCGAGTGGGGTTGCATTGCCCATTTGTCGCCGCAGACGATTTGTGGCTTGCAGTGCGTCTTCTGCCCGGTTGCCAGTGGTGTTGGCGAGCATGGTAACTGCGTCGATAGCGACTAAATCTTTACCGCTGACTTTGATCAGGTAGGTATCGCCTTCATCCGGCGTGACGGTGATGCTGCCGGCATCTAAGCTATTTCGACTCAGCTGATTGAGCTTGGCTGCTACGGCATTTGCCCGGAAAATTGGATCGTTCTGCTGGCTCTGACCGGCTGCTGTTGTTAGATTGCGGTTAGTTTCGGATTGCTTGCCGGTTGCAACAATTGCAGATCCAGGCTGAGTGCTATTTTGAGCGGAATTGGCTGGGCGAACCGCTGTGGTTTTGCTTGGGCTGGACTCGCCCATTTTGCTTCCACTTTTGCCGGCTGGGGAGGCGCTATTTGAGCCGGCACTCGGACTGAGGAATGTCAAAATCGGAATGTTGCGGACATAAAGGGTTGCGGCTTGTCGCCCTGCCACTTCATGAGGGTAAATTTTGGCAATGGCGGCAGTGCCGGCTTTTGTGTTTGCTTGAGGCTGATACTGAGCGACTTGATTGACTTGAGGGGAAGTGCCGGCGTTTTGTTGGGTGCGTTTCTGCGCCGGCGCGTAATTTGCTTGGGTGCCTTTGTTAGCTGTCTGAGTTTGCGCCGCACGAGTATATGCCATTGGCCAGATGGCAGTCATGAGCAAGGCTGTCGTCAGGCTAGTCCAAAGTCTTTGATTCATACGTCCACTTGTGAGGAGCAATTGCAAATTGAGATTTGAGCTGTCAATGTGCCGCCATTATGTGGGGAATTGACTGGATAACTCATACTCATTCTGTGTTCGTGCTGAAAGTTTGAAACTGCAACAGATTACCATGAAGGTTTTGAATTGCGGATCGTGAACTTACTTAGAAGTTCCGTAACTTTATGTAAAATTTAAATTT is a genomic window containing:
- a CDS encoding septal ring lytic transglycosylase RlpA family protein, yielding MNQRLWTSLTTALLMTAIWPMAYTRAAQTQTANKGTQANYAPAQKRTQQNAGTSPQVNQVAQYQPQANTKAGTAAIAKIYPHEVAGRQAATLYVRNIPILTFLSPSAGSNSASPAGKSGSKMGESSPSKTTAVRPANSAQNSTQPGSAIVATGKQSETNRNLTTAAGQSQQNDPIFRANAVAAKLNQLSRNSLDAGSITVTPDEGDTYLIKVSGKDLVAIDAVTMLANTTGNRAEDALQATNRLRRQMGNATPLAEIPGMPRRVAVAKPKAPEISTRPILYRLTGWASWYGPGFDGNTSASGEIFNQNDLTAAHRDLPFGTRVKVTNLDNGTSVIVRINDRGPFIEDRIIDLSAGAAEVLGITHSGVAPVSLEVLGSQNTAAVQ